GACgattcgacccatttggtgaaatagtttATAACTACCAAGATGAAGCAATGTCCGTTTGATGCGGTAGGCTCTATATGTCCAATCATGTCCATAGCCCAAGCGACGAATGGCCACGGTAAACCCATTATGTTTAACTCATTTGGCGGAACCCAGATGAAATCCCTGTGAATCTAACACTGGTGACACTTCTATTCATAGAGGATACTGTCGCTTTCCATaatcatccaaaagtatccagctCTCAAGATCATCCTAGCTAATGTgaacccattcatgtggggtctgCACATTCCTGCATGTATCTCCTCCAATAGTCTGGTTGCCTCGGCAGTgtctacacatctcaacaaacctaagTCTGGGGTCCTCTTGTACAGGACTTCCCCGTTGAGGAAAATGTGGGTTGCCAGCCTCTTAAGGGCTCGCTTTTGACAATTAGTAACATTCTCCAGGTATTCTCTGGTCAcaaggaatttcttgatgtcgtGATACCATGGATTACCATCTGGTTCTTCATCCACATGGAAGAAATATGCATGTTGATCCCTGATTTCTACCTCGATAGGATCAATgcagttcttgtctggatgctgaatcatagatgatagggttgTAAGGGTGTCAACAAACTCGTTCTGAATCCTAGGGACGTGCTTAAACTCAATCTTTGTAAACTTCTTGCATATCTCCTTCACGCAGTGTAGGTATGGAAGTATCTTGACATTCTTGGTAGACCATCCCCTTAGACTTAGTGTATCAACAGATCGGAATCCCGTATGACCAAAAGTTCTTTGACGTTCATGTCGACTCCCATTCTGATCCCAATGATGCATacttcgtattcagccatattattggtacaggGGAATCTTATCTTTGCA
This DNA window, taken from Nicotiana tabacum cultivar K326 chromosome 4, ASM71507v2, whole genome shotgun sequence, encodes the following:
- the LOC142180126 gene encoding uncharacterized protein LOC142180126, whose protein sequence is MHHWDQNGSRHERQRTFGHTGFRSVDTLSLRGWSTKNVKILPYLHCVKEICKKFTKIEFKHVPRIQNEFVDTLTTLSSMIQHPDKNCIDPIEVEIRDQHAYFFHVDEEPDGNPWYHDIKKFLVTREYLENVTNCQKRALKRLATHIFLNGEVLYKRTPDLGLLRCVDTAEATRLLEEIHAGMCRPHMNGFTLARMILRAGYFWMIMESDSILYE